Genomic DNA from Pseudorasbora parva isolate DD20220531a chromosome 17, ASM2467924v1, whole genome shotgun sequence:
ttattcatgcatGTAGTCTCCAGCCAGCTGCAAAAATCACAGAGGGAAGTTCTGCAGGAGATCCCCATTCATCATATACAGATGTGCCTCTATGCATAACTGACGTCTATAGTCATGACGTTGAGGTactgttttaatcatttaatataatgcacttattgtatacctgaatataatttttaattacattAGGTGTAATTAATTACATCTATAATGACACTGTGGACCCTTACACTTGAACCCACCTTTAAAACGTATACCACCTGGCCTGTCCTTAACCGTATCTCACCTCAGAAAATGGGTTAATGCAGCACTGTACCTAACATTTTCTTAAGTACATTGTAGTTAAAGAcatctaatataaagtgtgacaAGTAGGTTTTTTTATCATAAAATACAAACCAGCAAACCAATATAATACAACGACTTCAGTTAGTTTTCAGTTAACTGCAATTTTACTTTGTTTCAGGTGGAAAACTGTGACATGAAAATGTGGACAAATTATGCATAGACCACTGGTGTTAATCTGTCACAAAACAGGTCCAGGACAGGATGCTGTTAAGAAAATGGAGAGGAAAGATAGAGATGCCTGcttttgtatttattcacaatatACTTAATTTGTTTTTCAATTGTACACATATTtggatttataaataaaaattatttcagAAAGGGTTTGTTGTTCCTATCAAAAGTCAAACATTTTTTACCGGAAGTCTTGTCGCCTAGATGACGCTTTTCACGCTATTTTATGAACACCCATTGTGGAGTCGGATGGCGTTTCCTCTGCTTTTGACACCTCTGGAGAAAGATTCCCACGGGCTTTAAACTCATAAACATGTACTATAACATTTCATCAGCACTGCCATGAACTTACACAGACCTTGgtgtataattattttattaatctttCACAATGAACATTTTCTGAACTTCATAAAGTAGCCTATAGCCATAGCTATtcgattaaatatatatatatatatatatatatatatatatatatatatatatatatatatatattagcatccccccccccccctattTGCATTCAGCAGAAACATAGCTTAATGCAtcttaaatgcatttaaagtttGAAATAAAAACTTAATTCCCCCACAGTTTTAAGTATGAAGACATTGCCCTAGCTTATATGGCTAAAAAAAAGTAAGTGTATGAATACATTTTCCAACATTGTCCCAACCCTGTAATTTAGCCTGCATTGCGTTTTTGAGAGGAAATCGTCGATATATCCGTCAAGTACAGTTGAGACTGAATATGTGTAAATGTTTAAGCATTTCTTTACACCAAATCTCTGAACCAATCACTGGCCAGAACGCGCACATCAAAGTGGagagcagccaatcagagctttCCTGAGCAAAGCACGGAGAGCGTTTTACCTGGGAGTATTTAATTGGATGCATCTCTCCTAGTCCTGGGCGTATTTTAACTGAAGAGCTCGCGGAgtttggatttatttatttatttttcttttcgtGTTGGAGCCGACTGGATCGCAGAATGGCATCTGGAGATAGTGACTGTCCGGAAAAGAGCATCCAGTATCGGGTGGATCATTTATTAAATGCAGTACAAAATGAACTTCAAGCGGGCAGCGAGAAAGGAGATCCAACAGAACGGGACCTTAAAGTCAGTTTGGATGAAAATGAACTTTGGCAGAAGTTCAAGGAACTGACGAATGAAATGATAGTGACCAAGACTGGcaggtattttatttatttttcagacAGAAgaaatattattcatattattacTAAAACTATTGCTTATTTAACTATTGATTGGGTGATTtccatattaaataatatttataaactaGCCAAATTGTTTTATTGTGTCAGTGTACAAACTTATtgctatgtaaaaaaaaaaaaaaaaaaaacaccttccAAAATAAGTTTTTCCCTCCCTCTCATTCTTCTTttacactatttttttttttttttaataaatccattATATTCGTTTATTTGAAAGAAATCCCGATGATGCCTCTAAGTCTAAATGTCTCGTTTGATTGTTGTGATCCTCAGGCGCATGTTCCCAGTGCTAAAGGTGAATGTGTCCGGTCTGGATCCAAACGCCATGTACTCCTTCTTACTGGATTTCGTGGCAGCAGACAATCACAGGTGGAAATATGTGAACGGTGAATGGGTGCCGGGTGGGAAACCCGAGCCACATGCTCCGAGCTGCGTCTATATCCACACAGACTCGCCAAACTTCGGTGCGCACTGGATGAAAACCTCAGTCTCCTTCAGTAAAGTCAAACTCACCAACAAACTGAACGGAGGAGGTCAGGTGTGTGGACGTTTTCATGTCAGTAATATGCTGTATAATCCTGATTTATAAGCTGATCTAAAATCGAAAAAATGTAAGGTCCAGTCCAGAGAATGGCTTACTAAAGGAAAATGTCATATTTTCCCCATAGATTATGCTGAACTCGCTACACAAATATGAGCCACGTATCCACATAGTGCGCGTTGGTGGTCCACAAAGAATGATCACCACTCATTCTTTCTCCGAGACGCAATTCATAGCAGTTACTGCCTACCAGAATGAAGAGGTAACGCGCTTTATTTTTCTATGTGGATTTAATAAAGCATGTCAACAAATGAACAATGATAAATTGTGCATAATGAAATTGATGACATCTGTAATTTGCTCTTTTAGATAACTGCTCTCAAAATTAAATACAATCCATTTGCCAAAGCTTTCCTGGATGCCAAGGAAAGGTAGGTTTCAATTagatttaatatattaaataataataataataataataataataataataataataataataataataataataataataataataataataatacatgggTATTGTAACTACATGCACTTTTTACTCCATTTATTGAAAGTAATATTTTGTGTACTGTAGACACATGTCTGTTGTGGTAGTGATAAACTGTATAcaataaaagtataaaaaaaacacatatttgCCCTGATATAATTGTAACAAATGCATGGAAATGTTTCTAAATATTATTTTGGAGGATAACAttcaattaaaaatgacataatctTCAAGGGTTTACAACTAGGGTCTGGTTAActcaggattaggccttagctAAATTAGGATattgaatagcttttataaatatgctttagaaaaaataaaacattactggtgtgcattttgagacaaaacaatggcttTGACTTATTTTAAgacaagttgctttcagttaaaaacaggtcaaacatgcattttagtctgggactgcTAAAGCCTTGTCTGgctccactttatattaggtggccttcagtactatgtacttacatcaaaaaataagcacAATGTACTtatgtgttcaaattgtattgctaagcacttttgctgatattgaggtgggatacggatagagatagggacaggtgtggtgatatgggtcagtttaagggtagagttgggtgtaagggaagtgctaactgtgtaattacaaatgtagcTACTGAAATGAATTACAggcgtaattacatgcaggtatttttaaaatgtaagtacaatgtaaaaacatggtTGTACACAATAattgcattgtatcaaatgattaatgttaaaatgttagtacaaagtagttaaggccaccgaatataaagtgggtcccctTGTCTGTGGAACCAGGGGTATGAGTTTTAAACAAATCCACTGGTTGATTAAACAGGCATCTGTGTAACTGGACTTTAACTTTCACCATGGACATGGTTGAGGTCTTGTATTGTAAACCAAGAGACTAGGTTTTAATAGAACTAAGAtgatacacttttttttctcccagAAGTGATCATAAGGACATAATAGAGGATGTCAGTGGAAGTCAACAGTCTGGTTATTCTCAGTGTAAGagcaaacattattttattaatcatctcaataataataaatgtcattCATTTGTATTGAAGTTATTCTGATTCTGTCTAGTTTATGTTGTGCAGCagttaagtatttatttataatagttTTTCTATTGACTCACATTTTCCTGTTGGTCTAGTAAGTAGCTGGTTTCTGCCAGCCACAGGGTCTCTCTGTCCTTCTGCAAACGCTCACGCACAGTTTGCCAGCCCGCTCTCTCTGTCCTCACCCCACGGCTGTGAACGTTACTCGACTCTGAGAAGTCACCGGTCCACGCCATACCCCAGCCCATATGCCCACCGGACGGCCTCTCCCAGTAAGTTACTCCCTTCCCATATTGTTCTGACAATTCACAGTCACTACTAATCACTAAAACCACACATAAACATACTTTCTATGCAATATGGACTGAATTGTGTCTTCATGcttcagcatattaaaatatacACAATGTCGGGGAAAGTTCAACACTATTAATTCagcaataaaaacaaacacaaaagaaaTGTGATGTTAAACTAAAGTAAATTTTGATTATTAGTATGGTTGAATTGGATTAGTaaaggtcagcagcaaagacATTAGTTCATAAAGTGAGATGAAATGtgtatatttgtgaaatttaacatttaattgttgCAGATTTGCATATTCTGAGTTTgcatttcactgtttttattcattttgaggaatactgaatctgtttttgtgcAAATGAGATGAGTACAACCTTGCTTACATTTCTAGAACAGGGTTTTACAAACATTATGATACCAAGGACCCCAAAAATGATGAacctttatgagggaccccTTCCTAAAATGTCCCCTTCCTCTATTTTTATGtacgaaaatacatttgaactgttagataaatactAACTGTGAcaatataaatacaacatatcgTTTCCCAACTTAAATTGGctatgtacactcacctaaaggattattaggaacaccatactaatactgtgttggaccccctttcgccttcagaactgccttaattctacgtggcattgattcaacaagctgctgaaagcattctttagaaatgttggcccatattgataggatagcatcttgcagttgatggagatttgtgggatgcacatccagggcacgaagctcccgttccaccacatcccaaagatgctgtattgggttgagatctggtgactgtgggggccattttagtacagtgaactcattgtcatgctcAAGAACCCAATTCGAAATGATTCAagatttgtgacatggtgcattatcctgctggaagtagccatcagaggatgggtacatggtggtcataaaggggtcaagaaaacatcccccacaccattacaccaccaccagcctgcacagtggtaacaaggcatgatggatccatgttctcattctgcttacgccaaattctgactctaccatctgaatgtctcaacagaaatcgagactcatcaggccaggcaacatttttctagtcttcaactgtccaattttggtttgattgtgtgtgttgtggcttcacaaatgctttgctgcatacctcggttgtaacaagtggttgtttcagtcaaagttgctcttctatcagcttgaatcagtcggcccattctcctctgacctctagcatcaacaaggcattttcgcccacaggactgccgcatactggatgtttttcccttttcacaccattctttgtaaaccctagaaatggttgtgcgtgaaaatcccagtaactgagcagatatTGAAATAGTCAGACTGGCCTGTCTGGCatcaacaaccatgccacgctcaaaatcgcttaaatcacctttctttcccattctgacattcagtttggagttcaggagattgtcttaaccaggaccacacccctaaatgcattgaagcaactgccatgtgatttaTTGATTAGatcattgcattaatgagaaattaaacaggagttcctaataatccttttggtgtgtgtataaacctgaagaagaacatttaattacattttaattaaaaattatgtgTATAAGCAaccttcacaataaatgtatgcaagcagcagtgagcaagataaaggggactatagtgagGAAACTCACTTCAAAGATATAAAGCAAGCATATACAATTCTGGAATGTTTATGtcaagaaaggagagaaacgTTTAGAAATGAAATTTATattcaaacaaatattttgctttgtctttttaatCTCTAAATAATTCTGGGGACCctttagaaccttctggaggaatAGAATTACAGAATTACAATAACGATCGTGTTCACACATCAGCACACACAACACCTACTCACGATTTCTTGACTAgtttaaaaagtaatctgattatgtaacttgCATTACTTGTAATGTATTAACCCCAGCACTGAATATACGGCATTGCTATCTGTAATGACAGGGGttcttatttaaaatatttgatctTATTGAATGGTTGAAAATTATGAGAATGTATATAAAGAATGTATTTAAAGTGAACCTAGCACATTGCATTCCCAAATCGCAAATTAAACTCTCTGCTCACAGAAAAGGAGCAGTGTTgagtaagttactctaaaaaagttaCTAATTACTACTAATTATGTATTCATAGTAGATAACTTAAGAAATTAGTTTCTCCAAAAAAGGTATAAATTACTTATtattaattactttctaaatacTATATCAACCTCAAAAAGTTGAAACGGCtcaatataaaactacataatttattcttattaactgaccatTACAAATGtgataaaacatgcatttcaaagttagactttaacttttaatgttaattccactaatatatatatatatatatatatatatatatataaaatgttcataaattGTTCTACAGTCTATACACAGCACTTCAATaacatcagaagtaactgtaattcaATTACAGAACAATACgagtaaaagtaaaagattaaaaaagagagggaaaattaattaaatgacaGTAACTACAGTATTACTTAGTAACTAGTCACACCCAACACtgaaaatgattttaatttgaAAATTGAACCAAATTATATTGCGAtttcacttttattttgattactTGTGAagccacatttatttatttaaattttacatttgatttaattATTAGCTTTTCATCAACTTCTGCACTTCTGTCATGAAAAGCCCCATCTGAGATGACACACGACAACCAACTGTGAGTCTTCATGCAGCAAACATGAACATGCAGGATATATGAGAACTGTGGTTTTGAAGATTTTCAGGAATTAATGGATATCAGTCAGCACTTAACAGTGGGCTTTATAAACCTTAATACAGCCACATGtaggatttttttaatttaaaaaaagtatagctattataatatttataaaatatttttggacCTTGTTCCTATTACTTGACTGAATGGAACCAAGATGTTGGAGATTCTGCTGAAGGTTTGGCCCCTAAAAGCTCGTTCAATGTTTTCTTCTTTGCCCGACTGTTCCTAAGCCACTCAAACCAGTTCTACTGACCACAAAGTGTCTGACATTcctgcttttttgtttttaagttcATGCTCATAAACGGGAACTTTGGAATGCTAACCCATACTGGGTTTTTGAATGCTCAGTCACATCACCTCAAGGTGTAGGGAGAGAATTATAAAGCTATTGGCCGAGCGGGTTTGAAAGCCGACAATGTTCTCTGTGTTGTTTATATTGCAGCTGGTTACTCTGAAAGCTCAACCTGTCTCTCCATGTTGCCGTCTCATGATAACTGGTCCAGTCTGCAGATGTCCACCCACTCCAGTGTTCTCCCAATGGGCCACAGCTCTCCCCCAAACTCAAACTCTAGGTGAGGCTCTTTTACCATAAAACCATATACCAACTTAATTGCAACCAAGTTATTTTTACACATTACATACTTTTCCTTGTTTCTTTCTTGAGCTCTTAAACATTCtcttaggaaaaaaaaatcataaatgcaCAACCGTATTACCAGTTTGAAAACTGCTTGACCAAAAATATTTAACTTGTTTTGTTAAATTCATATTGACATGATGTTGTATAGCACTAAAAGCTCATTACTGTTTTATATCCTGTGCACAGTCAGTACACTAGCTTGTGGTCTGTAGGGAACTCACCTTTGACCCCAGGGTCTCAGGCTGGAAGTATGACAAGCAGTCTGGGCTCCCAGTTTCTCCGCGGCTCTGCCAGTCACTACGGCAGCCTGTCTCACCCAGTCACAGCGCCCTCTTCTGGCTCTCCTTCATATGACTCCACGGCTGTGCCTGAAATACATGAGACCTCACAATATGACAGTTCAGCCCATGTACGTCTTCCTACAGCCTGGACCCAAGTCACACCAGCCTCCTTATAGGAAGTTGACCTTATGGACTTTTAAGCAATAGCTTTTGACACAGATATATTAGATAATCTGCATTCTCTGTGTTTGCAGCGGAAGTGACTCAAGTTAACATTATTTGTATGCTTACACTCAAGCCTATTATGATCTAACCAAAATCTATCTTTCTTCAAAACTTAAGTGTCATGTGATTTTGTCAATGAGTACTACTAATTCAGTGGAATTAGTGGaagccatattttttttttttttttttaatatgcatGCATTATTTTAAGGCATATTGTACATAAGgcttatttattttgtcttattatgAAGGAATATGTGTACAGTTGTgaagaaaaggttttgtaaaAAGAATAAATGtctatattttaaatttgaaataagcataaataaaaatgtaaatgctcTTCAAATtggtttattaaacacatttttctacatttaattaagaacttgattttttttttcttgctgcatgTTTAGAGAATTAATGGCCAGGTTTTACAGACATGGCTCAGAAAAAGCCAGGAATAGGCCTTAGTTTAATTAGCATGTTTAAAtcgcttgaaaaaaaaaaaaaacgagaaaaaaaaaaaacattacaaatgttcACAATGAAACAAAGTAATGCACTGACATAATTTAATATACACTACTGTATATTGCCAAAACTATTGGGATACGCCTCAAAATCATTGAATTAatgtgttccaatcacttccatggccacaggtctATCAAATCAAGCACATAGGCATGCAAATGtgtctacaaacatttgtgaaaaaatAATTCGCTCTTAGGAGCTCAGGGagttcaagcgtggtaccgtgataggttgccacctgtgcaataagttcattcatgaaatttcctcaaTACAAAATATTCtgcggtcaactgttagtggtattataacaaagtggaaccacttaggaacaacagcaactcagccatgaagtggtgGGCCACGTAAAAGCAGGGTCAAGACATgcacacagtgtgcagaagttgccaactttctgcagagtcaatagctacagacctccaaactttgtgtggccttcagattagctcaagaacaatgcatagagagcttcatggaatgggtttccgttgcagagcagctgcatccaagcctttcATAACCAAGTGCAATTCAAAAC
This window encodes:
- the tbxtb gene encoding T-box transcription factor T, with product MASGDSDCPEKSIQYRVDHLLNAVQNELQAGSEKGDPTERDLKVSLDENELWQKFKELTNEMIVTKTGRRMFPVLKVNVSGLDPNAMYSFLLDFVAADNHRWKYVNGEWVPGGKPEPHAPSCVYIHTDSPNFGAHWMKTSVSFSKVKLTNKLNGGGQIMLNSLHKYEPRIHIVRVGGPQRMITTHSFSETQFIAVTAYQNEEITALKIKYNPFAKAFLDAKERSDHKDIIEDVSGSQQSGYSQLSSWFLPATGSLCPSANAHAQFASPLSLSSPHGCERYSTLRSHRSTPYPSPYAHRTASPTGYSESSTCLSMLPSHDNWSSLQMSTHSSVLPMGHSSPPNSNSSQYTSLWSVGNSPLTPGSQAGSMTSSLGSQFLRGSASHYGSLSHPVTAPSSGSPSYDSTAVPEIHETSQYDSSAHVRLPTAWTQVTPASL